One genomic region from Spirosoma sp. KCTC 42546 encodes:
- a CDS encoding baseplate J/gp47 family protein, producing MPQPCPDKNPLQRDGLSQPQRRLLALQPESILLDERRPEDLLQFLALYAKKARIRFFDQLNTPDKGEAWSSLMDYARYFKLEDLGDWNDPQSSSRSDIEPHFALVLSFLHLFQQLQNQQNTLTKKHLDFYYHNVLQLTNRAPAPDHVHVLFELAKNAADQIVAKETELDAGKDPQKRPLTYKTANNLTVNRAKINYLRTVYRPTDPVTNKSAVYYAPVANTWDGVAEPLPPDNPTWSAFGRSVRSEINCGESITSGVSLPTAQLGFGLASPVLLLAEGERTITVTINTNVSPVGVHGLMLRVQLSGAKTWLDAKTTTAVVSGNTVTLAITLHKDSKEAVVAYDATKLDGGYATNAPMLRCWLTKTEDYAAWKALDVRSIRIDVTVTGLKKTLILENDLGQVSPEKPFMPFGSSPVTGSTLYVGSEEAVAKTLTSVAVHFNEWIGLPENWQTHYEAYASSYADRNTFKAKQEILNGNLKTSPVATLDLFPPIAAPPSSTNFVFLSLDYLPIRTFESVYAGPTLYVRQGLEMTKVYDSTYTPPKPEASTKSVSDSLLKITLNKDFGASSYPKLLTQGVIDQSKKDPGPQKIPNSPYLPILNEFTLDYQATTDTISLAPADINSFANRSLQLFHLGAFGQAEENGFLKQAQSFLGSTDKNAWLVPQYNPNGTFFMGLKEVGPLEAVAILVQVDEGSANPDRIAANVAWSVLVENQWRPLLAEDILSDTTNNLLTSGIIKFYLPKETSINNTILEAGFVWLRAELKQADGPPAPIDSVCNFVALHPQAVLADFIDQRNDPVHYNLPLPAETIQKSRQSLASVKSIKQPYASFGGKPKESDEAFYSRVSERLRHKQRAVSIWDYEHLVLQTFPSIYKAKCLNHTKLILASQTLKELSPGYVTVVVVPDLRNLKDVNRFAPKVDLNTLDQVTRFLQRRAGRQVVIQAVNPNYERIKLDFNVSFQKGYEAAVYKKVLQQDLFAYLTPWAFDVKSDIPFGGTLSKSTLINFMERLSYVNFVTEVKMMQYVGGITTGEDKEVVTASDARAVLTSCTKHEIRDFDGC from the coding sequence ATGCCGCAACCCTGCCCCGATAAAAATCCTCTCCAACGCGATGGACTCAGCCAGCCGCAACGCAGGCTATTAGCCCTGCAACCAGAGAGTATCCTTCTGGATGAGCGCAGGCCGGAAGATCTGCTGCAATTCTTGGCTCTATATGCAAAAAAGGCCAGGATTCGCTTTTTCGACCAGTTGAACACGCCCGATAAGGGTGAAGCCTGGAGCTCGCTAATGGACTACGCGCGCTACTTTAAACTTGAAGACCTTGGCGACTGGAACGATCCCCAATCTTCTTCCCGAAGTGATATTGAACCACATTTCGCGCTAGTACTCAGCTTTCTGCATCTATTTCAGCAACTACAGAATCAACAGAATACCCTAACAAAAAAACACCTCGATTTTTATTACCACAACGTCCTGCAACTGACTAATCGGGCACCCGCTCCAGACCATGTTCATGTGCTGTTCGAATTAGCGAAAAATGCAGCCGACCAGATAGTTGCCAAAGAAACCGAACTCGACGCCGGAAAAGACCCGCAGAAAAGACCATTGACCTACAAGACAGCCAACAATCTGACGGTCAATCGGGCAAAAATCAACTACCTGCGAACAGTTTATAGACCAACTGACCCAGTAACAAACAAGTCAGCCGTATATTATGCACCGGTGGCTAACACTTGGGATGGTGTAGCGGAACCGCTCCCTCCCGATAACCCAACCTGGAGTGCATTCGGTCGAAGCGTTCGTTCAGAGATCAACTGTGGGGAGAGTATCACCTCGGGCGTTAGTCTCCCCACAGCGCAGTTGGGTTTTGGGCTAGCCTCTCCCGTGCTATTATTAGCCGAAGGCGAACGAACCATTACCGTCACGATCAACACCAACGTATCGCCGGTGGGGGTACATGGGCTTATGCTACGCGTGCAACTCAGTGGAGCCAAAACATGGCTTGACGCTAAGACAACAACGGCAGTTGTCAGTGGTAATACAGTTACCCTAGCCATTACTCTACATAAGGATAGTAAAGAAGCCGTAGTGGCTTACGATGCGACAAAACTCGATGGCGGCTATGCAACCAACGCCCCTATGCTGCGCTGTTGGCTAACCAAAACAGAGGATTATGCCGCCTGGAAAGCCCTGGATGTAAGATCAATTCGAATCGATGTTACGGTTACGGGCTTAAAAAAGACGCTGATTCTGGAAAACGACCTCGGCCAGGTTAGTCCGGAAAAACCATTCATGCCGTTTGGATCATCGCCTGTGACTGGGTCAACACTGTATGTAGGTAGTGAAGAAGCCGTTGCCAAAACACTTACGTCCGTAGCCGTGCATTTCAACGAGTGGATTGGTTTACCTGAGAACTGGCAGACGCATTACGAGGCTTATGCATCATCCTATGCCGATCGGAATACGTTTAAGGCAAAGCAGGAAATTCTGAATGGAAATCTGAAAACATCGCCCGTTGCCACCCTCGACTTATTTCCACCTATTGCCGCACCGCCTTCTTCAACAAACTTTGTTTTTCTCTCGCTGGACTATTTGCCAATCAGAACCTTCGAGTCCGTCTATGCCGGCCCAACCCTGTACGTGCGGCAAGGTCTGGAAATGACGAAGGTATACGATAGCACCTACACGCCCCCCAAACCCGAGGCCAGTACGAAAAGTGTCAGCGACAGCCTGCTAAAAATTACACTCAACAAGGATTTTGGGGCCAGCAGTTATCCAAAGCTACTGACGCAGGGGGTAATTGATCAGTCGAAAAAAGATCCTGGCCCCCAGAAGATTCCGAACTCACCTTACCTACCCATTTTAAACGAGTTTACGCTGGATTATCAGGCAACAACAGACACTATTTCGTTGGCTCCCGCCGATATTAATTCGTTCGCCAATCGCTCATTGCAATTGTTTCATTTGGGCGCATTTGGGCAGGCTGAAGAAAATGGGTTTCTGAAACAGGCACAGTCTTTTCTAGGGAGCACGGATAAAAACGCCTGGCTGGTTCCGCAATACAACCCAAACGGGACTTTTTTCATGGGTCTGAAGGAGGTTGGTCCACTCGAAGCCGTGGCTATTTTGGTTCAGGTAGACGAAGGGAGCGCCAATCCCGACCGAATAGCTGCCAACGTAGCCTGGAGTGTGCTGGTTGAAAATCAGTGGCGCCCGCTTTTGGCCGAAGACATTTTATCGGATACAACCAATAACCTACTGACCTCTGGCATCATCAAATTTTATCTGCCTAAAGAAACATCGATCAACAATACGATTCTGGAGGCAGGCTTCGTCTGGTTACGGGCTGAACTAAAACAGGCCGATGGCCCCCCCGCTCCTATCGATAGCGTTTGCAACTTTGTGGCGCTTCACCCTCAGGCTGTACTGGCTGATTTCATTGATCAACGCAATGATCCCGTTCATTACAACCTTCCCTTGCCTGCCGAAACCATTCAGAAATCGCGGCAGAGTCTGGCTTCGGTGAAAAGCATCAAACAGCCCTACGCATCGTTTGGGGGCAAGCCGAAAGAGTCCGACGAGGCTTTCTATAGTCGGGTAAGTGAGCGGTTACGGCACAAACAACGTGCCGTCAGCATCTGGGATTATGAACACCTGGTTTTGCAAACCTTTCCGAGCATTTACAAAGCTAAATGCCTGAATCATACAAAGTTAATCCTAGCCAGCCAAACTCTAAAAGAACTATCGCCGGGCTATGTAACGGTCGTGGTCGTGCCCGATCTACGTAATTTAAAAGACGTGAATCGTTTTGCGCCCAAGGTCGACCTGAATACCCTCGATCAGGTTACCCGTTTTCTGCAACGCCGGGCGGGCAGGCAGGTTGTTATTCAGGCTGTAAATCCGAATTACGAACGAATCAAGCTCGATTTTAACGTTTCGTTTCAGAAGGGTTACGAAGCCGCAGTCTATAAAAAAGTGCTTCAGCAGGATTTATTTGCCTACTTAACCCCCTGGGCATTCGATGTAAAATCGGATATACCCTTTGGCGGAACCTTATCCAAAAGCACCCTGATCAACTTCATGGAGCGACTGAGCTATGTCAATTTTGTGACCGAAGTAAAGATGATGCAATACGTTGGCGGGATCACAACGGGCGAAGACAAAGAGGTTGTAACGGCCTCCGACGCCCGCGCCGTGCTAACCTCCTGCACAAAACACGAAATACGGGATTTTGATGGGTGTTAA
- a CDS encoding contractile injection system tape measure protein, with amino-acid sequence MTNSQPHIIQRQTVRLHLREQSDSWSMQERIGQALQQSRLLTSLDKVLSDFCLADEWIELERLDVDLGAIAPDDLEEEITRRLPDLLRRQLIDAIPEKRYQPETSVRNVYEAVFESFIYFLEHGLLPPSQLWPESRQAFDTQIQHILTRVTHTQQATLKAILTKSDARSRLLREFSEALLTVVINALGTHPESAGSGLLRHVGTWRDQLTPGQYTLILNLLIKSAVQESEAVLQTIRNYWAAINPAEFTTSSSLESVLFINAEKSNLKSVKTADIVSNHQPKVQPEPDSALPSDSVFYVRNAGVVLLHDPFLPACFDACGWVKKGVFIDDICREKALLMIHFLATGELSAAEYDLLLPKVLCNLPWNWPITGQHRLTDEEQLEGKELLTEVIRRWEALKNTSPDGLRVGFLQREGKLELLSGNQWQLTVEVKAQDYLLNKLTHNVDINGKKEKVGWRISPVILPWLKKWIVVNWQYPSMS; translated from the coding sequence ATGACCAACAGCCAGCCACATATCATCCAGCGTCAAACCGTTCGGCTTCACCTCCGCGAACAGTCGGATAGCTGGTCTATGCAGGAACGGATCGGGCAGGCGCTTCAGCAAAGCCGTTTACTGACTTCGCTGGATAAGGTGTTATCTGATTTCTGTTTGGCAGATGAATGGATTGAACTGGAACGGCTGGATGTGGATCTGGGTGCAATAGCACCAGATGATCTTGAGGAAGAAATAACCCGTCGATTACCCGACCTACTTCGTCGGCAACTGATCGACGCGATTCCGGAGAAGCGTTATCAGCCAGAAACCTCCGTCAGAAACGTTTACGAGGCCGTTTTTGAATCCTTTATCTATTTCCTGGAACATGGTCTACTTCCCCCCTCTCAACTCTGGCCCGAATCCAGGCAGGCGTTTGACACACAGATACAGCACATCTTAACCCGAGTAACACACACCCAGCAAGCAACGCTGAAAGCTATTTTAACAAAATCTGACGCTCGATCCAGACTGTTACGTGAGTTCTCGGAAGCGCTGCTTACGGTGGTGATCAACGCCCTGGGTACACATCCTGAATCGGCGGGATCAGGGTTGCTACGACACGTGGGAACCTGGCGAGATCAATTAACGCCGGGCCAGTATACACTAATACTTAACCTGCTGATCAAAAGCGCAGTACAGGAATCTGAAGCAGTGCTCCAAACGATCAGAAATTACTGGGCAGCTATTAACCCTGCTGAATTTACAACTAGTTCGTCACTCGAATCAGTACTTTTTATCAACGCAGAAAAGAGTAATTTAAAGTCGGTTAAAACGGCTGACATTGTCTCGAATCATCAACCAAAAGTACAGCCTGAACCCGATTCAGCGTTACCTTCCGACTCGGTGTTCTACGTTCGAAATGCAGGTGTTGTTCTGCTTCATGATCCATTTCTACCTGCTTGTTTTGACGCATGTGGATGGGTGAAAAAGGGGGTATTTATTGACGATATCTGTCGGGAAAAAGCGCTTTTGATGATTCATTTTCTGGCAACGGGTGAGCTATCGGCTGCTGAATATGACTTATTGCTGCCCAAAGTGCTTTGCAACCTACCCTGGAACTGGCCCATTACGGGTCAACACAGACTCACAGACGAAGAACAGCTAGAAGGAAAGGAGTTGCTCACCGAGGTGATTCGGCGGTGGGAAGCCTTGAAAAACACCTCACCAGATGGCCTGCGCGTAGGTTTTCTGCAACGGGAAGGCAAACTGGAGCTTTTGTCAGGCAACCAGTGGCAATTAACGGTTGAGGTGAAAGCGCAGGATTATCTGTTGAATAAACTAACGCATAACGTTGACATAAATGGTAAAAAAGAAAAAGTAGGTTGGCGAATTAGTCCCGTGATTTTGCCCTGGTTGAAAAAATGGATAGTCGTTAACTGGCAATACCCGTCAATGTCGTGA